In Oceanispirochaeta sp. M1, the sequence GGCTTCGGCAATACTCTTTCCAAGGCTTGTTTTTCCTGTTCCCGGAGGTCCTACCAGGAGAATGATGGAGCCCTTTTTTTCATTTTTGAGTTTCATCACAGCCAGGTGCTGGATTATTCTTTTTTTAACTTTTTCAAGACCGTAGTGCTGACTGTCCAGAATGGTCTTTGCCTTTTCAAGGTCAATTTCAGAGGTCTCTCCGCTTGCCCAGGGCAGGTCTACCAGAAGATCCAGGTAATTCTGGATAATTCTGGTTTCCGGGCTGTTGGGAGGCTGTTCCTCCAGTTTCTGCAGTTCTTTAAGTGCTACCTTTCTGACTTCATCGGGCATTGAGGATTTATCAATCTTTGCCTTGAATCCCTCATCTTCTTCTGTATCAGATTCAGAGAGCTCTTTCTGTATTACTTTGAGCTGCTCCCGGAGAACATTTTCTCTATAACTTCTGCTGGCTTTTTCGGTCATCTTACCGGCAATTTCCGCCTGAAGTTTCAGTGATTCCTTCTGACTGATCATGGCATCAATAACCTTGAGTCCACGTACTTTCAAGGAAGATATTTCCAAAAGTTCCTGTTTATCAGAACGGCTGATATTCAGGTAGGGGATGATATTATACATAAGGGGGCCGGGATGATTCATCGATTCAAGCTGCTTGACCGCATCTCCGGTTCCTTCAAAGAATCCGGCAATCTCCCTGGCCAGATCTTTCATACTTTCTACCATACTCATCCGGCCGTTCTGGTCCATATCATCTATATCTGGAAGGGATTCAATCTTTGCAAAATGGATTTTAGACCGTTTTTCCACATGTGTGATCTTTATTCTCTGAACACCTCTCATGCTGATTTTCAGTTCATCGTTTTTATGTTCTGCACTCTGAATAAATGCCAGGGTGCCTACTGTATAAAAGTCATCTTTTTCCAGCTCTGCCAGATTGAAGTTCTTCTTAAGTGATACTGCTGCAGCCATGCTGCTGGGATTATTGTCTCCAAAATAGGCTTCATCTTCTGCGAGGCCGCTGATTCGTACAGAGCTCAGTCCTTCGGGAAATAGAATTGAACCCTTCATGGGTACAAGGGGAAGCTCTTCGGGTATTGTTGTTAATTCATTCATTTTATACCTCTCAGTACAGAAAATACTCAGGAAATATCTCAGGGTAAAGAAGTTTTTTTAAATACTATCCAAAAACTAGTGTATCCCATACTTAACTCTACCCCTTTCGTCTGCAGATAACTATGGAGATTGTCTGTAGAATTTTATTTTCACTGTAGCGGACAGAGGCGCTAGCAACTATAATTAGTCAATCTTAAAGAAAAATATGAATGAAATAGATATTACAAGGGAGTTCTATAATGCGTTTATCCCCTGCAGTTTTTACCATTCTGCTAATCCTGACACTCTCATCCTGCATGAGTTCTACAGATCCATCCTTTGAAGCTGAGCCGGAATGGATGTCGGCACCCCCTTCTGAAGATGGGTTTTACTATGGTATTGGCGGTTCTGATACAGGAGATGAAGCTGAAGATAGAGAGATTGCCATCTCCAGGGCTCAGTCGAATCTGGCTGCTTCCATCTCGGTCGATGTTATCTCTGAACTTGAACTTAATAACAAAGTCGCTGCTGACGGCAGCAGTACGGAAACTCTTGAGAGCCGTATACATCAGTCTGTATCTCAGAGTCTTATTCATCTTGAAACCGTAGATAACTGGTATCATCCGAAGAGAGGATACTGGGTTCTGTTCCGAATGAATAAGGCTGAATGGGAAAATCAGAGAAAGGCGGATCGCCGTGCTTCTATCCCTACTCCCTCGGGACTGGATGATAACTCAGGATACAATATTCCCTTCCTGGCTATTCTGACAAATATGAATCTACCTCTACAGCTCCTCCCCGGAGGAAAAAATACTCCCTATGAGCTTGCTCTGGACTGGGTTGTTTCTGACTATCCTGTTATCGAGGAGTCCGGGGGGATACATTTTTCCAGACTGAATGGAGTCGTCAGTTTCAGGCAATACGGTCTTGTTCTCTTGAGCAGAGAGTACGGTCCTGTTAAAGAAGGCGGCCTTAATTATGAGCAGGCCCGGGAACGTGCAGCGGTCAAGGTACTTGATGAGTTCAGGAATGACGACAGTTTTAAAGATGATATCAGCCGGATTTTACCGGAATGAAGAATAGATTACTTTTCCCAGTCCTGTTTCTTCTGTGGCCTTTGATAAACGGCATGCCTCAGGAGGCAGCTGCCGAAGCTGTACCAAGGATTGTCACAGTCCTACACTTTACCAATATTACAGGCAATGAAAATGATCAGTGGATGTCCCGTGCATTTGCGGACAGTCTGAATGTCCGTCTCTCCTCATCAGGTCTTACTTTGGTTGAGCGGGAAGATCTGGAGGCTGTTCTGAAGGAACAGAAACTGGGACTTGCCGGTATTACTGATGAGGCTACTGCCCTTGAACTGGGGAAAATACTGAATGCCAATGATCTTGTAAGGGGTAGTTTTATTGTCCTGGACGGACGTCTGAGGGCTGATGTGAAGATAACAGATACCGAAAAGGGTGAGATTCTCTTTGCAGTATCCAGAGAGACATCACTGTCTGAGTATTTTGATCTGGAAACTTCTCTTGCCCTGGCTCTGGGAGAGTATTACGGCATTGAAACTGAAGACAAGGGTATCTCCTCTTCCAGAGATGCTTTGCGCCTCTATTATAAAGGTCTTATTTCACTGGACGAAGAGGCTTATGACCAGGCTTCCGCCGATTTTAAGGCAGCCCTGGCCTTTGACCCTGCATTCCAGGCTCCCCGTGACAGTCTTG encodes:
- a CDS encoding LPP20 family lipoprotein; amino-acid sequence: MRLSPAVFTILLILTLSSCMSSTDPSFEAEPEWMSAPPSEDGFYYGIGGSDTGDEAEDREIAISRAQSNLAASISVDVISELELNNKVAADGSSTETLESRIHQSVSQSLIHLETVDNWYHPKRGYWVLFRMNKAEWENQRKADRRASIPTPSGLDDNSGYNIPFLAILTNMNLPLQLLPGGKNTPYELALDWVVSDYPVIEESGGIHFSRLNGVVSFRQYGLVLLSREYGPVKEGGLNYEQARERAAVKVLDEFRNDDSFKDDISRILPE
- a CDS encoding CsgG/HfaB family protein — its product is MKNRLLFPVLFLLWPLINGMPQEAAAEAVPRIVTVLHFTNITGNENDQWMSRAFADSLNVRLSSSGLTLVEREDLEAVLKEQKLGLAGITDEATALELGKILNANDLVRGSFIVLDGRLRADVKITDTEKGEILFAVSRETSLSEYFDLETSLALALGEYYGIETEDKGISSSRDALRLYYKGLISLDEEAYDQASADFKAALAFDPAFQAPRDSLEDSYRFLKDFRKARYQREMNVLYRRLHTLLERADEEPFLSWADQLTAVVLAGGDINEVTVTARENPELTWGNTRAEVLWHAQNSMLEIADYARDYFEDEDEASRMLERIIAISRNAQLEMPDDPFLPELIYQELLARLYMEDWDTMITLCETLMFAWPDYRMMWAIEDFYESALEEKDEIEN